Proteins encoded by one window of Misgurnus anguillicaudatus chromosome 4, ASM2758022v2, whole genome shotgun sequence:
- the afap1l2 gene encoding actin filament-associated protein 1-like 2 isoform X1 — translation MDKHKVLEQLLEQLQRFLKILDGEKLSGNAEVQKGLLTELLQSYKSFTAGGDEEYIYMNKVLVPDQYPNKEHRPEEANGDLGRHFGIPVKSPPEPPPPRSSNIGREPFPLPPAPDPASLDTEGYYEEAQPYDSTVNEDIEAVSSSYESYDEEEITKGKSTAQHQWPSTEASIELMKDARICAFLWRKKWLGQWAKQLCVIREHRLLCYKSSKDQIPLLDISLLGCSVVYKEKQTKRKEHKLKITPFGGEALVLGLQSKDQAEQWLKVIQEISPKNTAGSDVTESPTLMCTKGEHSERYSVASESGSSTDSHTETLENKDVKKKYGKFSNLMNIGKKKVSSLESPEKTLDASGYLNVLVNAQWKSRWCSVENRQLCIYNDKNKNKVSQQPVALEGCTVLPDPSPEHLYSFRIQMDGEELATLEAKSSADMGHWLGLILSQTGTKTDPEDLTYDYVNSERISSIVNAAKTSMYLMNRRYSEPNTYTDRPPSDPQTCDDIYDDVASIDNDNEEEIQEDLNSSFEITANAEQNEKDRIYLDLIPLRSFLHMSPGGVSPQMDSSPSAVSQEEKEIAVKETENEVSLPSSTKSPDSQPADPAVAANASPKLKKISFLNQEAQKKSSPSTLPSHPKTSPNTTQSPPTSRRRAATTDKLPDKLKVSTAGLASPGSVEVKLGKNRTEADVRRYTDDRDRLEREREEVKSTLAALRKDRREVKEELSSCQDATQQALLEARLKQMEEKCREAEHRRVDVELKLMEVKENLRKVEAGPFTLGTTVESSLPETLPAPKTAPVISPSPNIPINNGDSPVNSATALKSRPMSVMAPSKGNVLQKAKEWEKKSTT, via the exons TGCTGGAGCAGCTGTTGGAGCAGCTTCAGAGGTTTCTGAAGATCCTGGATGGAGAGAAGCTGAGTGGAAATGCCGAAGTACAGAAAGGCCTTCTGACAGAGCTGCTACAATCTTACAAGTCTTTCACCG CAGGAGGAGATGAAGAATACATTTACATGAACAAGGTCCTAGTCCCAGATCAATACCCAAACAAAG AGCACAGACCAGAAGAAGCCAATGGAGATCTGGGAAGACACTTCGGCATACCTGTAAAGAGCCCACCAGAGCCCCCTCCTCCCAGATCA AGCAACATCGGGAGAGAACCCTTTCCCCTTCCACCTGCTCCTGATCCTGCATCTCTAGACACTGAAGGCTATTATGAAGAGGCTCAACCATATGACTCAACCGTCAATG AAGATATAGAGGCGGTGAGCAGTTCATATGAGTCATACGATGAGGAGGAAATTACGAAGGGCAAGTCCACAGCTCAACATCAGTGGCCATCCACAGAGGCGTCCATTGAGCTAATGAAGGATGCTCGTATCTGTGCCTTCCTCTGGAGAAAGAAGTGGCTGGGCCAGTGGGCCAAACAGCTGTGTGTCATTCGTGAACATCGTCTCCTG TGCTATAAAAGCTCAAAGGATCAGATACCACTGCTGGATATTAGTCTGCTCGGCTGCAGCGTCGTCTACAAAGAGAAACAAACAAAGCGGAAAGAACACAAGTTGAAAATCACTCCGTTTGGTGGAGAAGCCCTCGTCCTGGGACTGCAGAGTAAAGATCAGGCTGAACAGTGGCTTAAG GTGATTCAGGAAATCAGTCCGAAAAATACTGCAGGATCTGATGTAACCGAATCCCCGACACTCATGTGCACGAAG GGTGAGCATAGCGAGAGATACTCAGTGGCATCCGAGAGTGGAAGCAGCACAGACAGTCACACCGAGACCCTGGAGAACAAAGATG TTAAGAAGAAATACGGCAAGTTTAGTAACCTTATGAACATTGGGAAAAAGAAAGTTTCCTCTTTGGAGAGCCCAGAGAAGACACTGGATGCATCAG GTTATCTTAATGTCCTGGTCAACGCACAGTGGAAAAGCCGGTGGTGCTCAGTTGAGAACAGGCAGCTTTGTATCTACaatgacaaaaacaaaaacaaagtatCCCAGCAGCCAGTGGCTCTCGAGGGGTGCACGGTCCTGCCGGACCCCAGCCCTGAACACTTATATTCATTCCGCATCCAGATGGATGGAGAGGAGCTCGCAACCCTAGAA GCTAAATCCTCTGCTGATATGGGCCACTGGCTAGGACTCATACTTTCTCAGACAGGCACCAAAACAGACCCAGAAGACCTCACATATGACTATGTGAACTCTGAGAGGATATCCAGTATTGTCAATGCAGCCAAAACATCCATGTA TCTGATGAATAGGAGATACTCAGAGCCCAACACGTATACAGACAGACCTCCATCGGACCCTCAAACCTGTGATGACATATACGATGATGTGGCATCCATAGACAATGACAATGAGGAG GAGATTCAGGAGGATCTGAACAGCAGCTTTGAGATAACAGCGAATGCCGAGCAGAACGAAAAGGACAGGATTTATCTGGATCTGATCCCGCTCCGCTCCTTCCTGCACATGAGCCCGGGAGGAGTGTCACCACAGATGGACTCCAGTCCATCAGCTGTTTCACAGGAGGAGAAAGAGATTGCAGTCAAAGAG ACTGAAAATGAAGTCTCATTACCAAGCAGCACCAAGTCCCCCGATTCTCAACCAGCAGATCCTGCAGTAGCCGCCAACGCCTCCCCGAAATTGAAAAAAATCAGTTTCCTTAATCAGGAAGCCCAGAAGAAGTCCTCTCCCTCCACGCTGCCATCCCATCCCAAAACATCTCCAAATACAACCCAGAGTCCACCCACATCCAGAAGAAGAGCAGCCACCACGGACAAACTTCCTGACAAACTCAAGGTCTCCACAGCAG GTTTAGCAAGCCCAGGATCAGTGGAGGTGAAGTTGGGAAAGAACAGGACAGAAGCCGATGTCCGACGTTACACAGATGACAGGGATCGACTGGAGCGAGAGAGGGAGGAGGTTAAAAGCACACTCGCCGCATTGAGGAAAGACAGACGGGAGGTGAAAGAGGAACTGAGCTCCTGCCAAG ATGCCACTCAGCAAGCCTTACTGGAGGCCCGTCTGAAGCAGATGGAGGAGAAGTGTCGAGAGGCGGAGCATCGGCGGGTGGATGTGGAGTTAAAACTGATGGAAGTAAAGGAAAATTTGCGAAAAGTTGAAGCTGGACCCTTTACACTGGGCACGACGGTAGAAAGCAGTCTACCGGAAACTTTACCGG CGCCCAAGACGGCACCGGTTATTTCCCCCTCTCCGAATATTCCCATCAACAATGGAGATTCACCTGTCAACTCAGCCACAGCCCTGAAGAGTAGACCCATGTCCGTCATGGCACCCAGCAAAGGAAACGTTCTGCAGAAGGCCAAG GAATGGGAGAAAAAGTCAACAACTTAA
- the afap1l2 gene encoding actin filament-associated protein 1-like 2 isoform X2 codes for MDKHKVLEQLLEQLQRFLKILDGEKLSGNAEVQKGLLTELLQSYKSFTAGGDEEYIYMNKVLVPDQYPNKEHRPEEANGDLGRHFGIPVKSPPEPPPPRSSNIGREPFPLPPAPDPASLDTEGYYEEAQPYDSTVNEDIEAVSSSYESYDEEEITKGKSTAQHQWPSTEASIELMKDARICAFLWRKKWLGQWAKQLCVIREHRLLCYKSSKDQIPLLDISLLGCSVVYKEKQTKRKEHKLKITPFGGEALVLGLQSKDQAEQWLKVIQEISPKNTAGSDVTESPTLMCTKGEHSERYSVASESGSSTDSHTETLENKDVKKKYGKFSNLMNIGKKKVSSLESPEKTLDASGYLNVLVNAQWKSRWCSVENRQLCIYNDKNKNKVSQQPVALEGCTVLPDPSPEHLYSFRIQMDGEELATLEAKSSADMGHWLGLILSQTGTKTDPEDLTYDYVNSERISSIVNAAKTSMYLMNRRYSEPNTYTDRPPSDPQTCDDIYDDVASIDNDNEEEIQEDLNSSFEITANAEQNEKDRIYLDLIPLRSFLHMSPGGVSPQMDSSPSAVSQEEKEIAVKETENEVSLPSSTKSPDSQPADPAVAANASPKLKKISFLNQEAQKKSSPSTLPSHPKTSPNTTQSPPTSRRRAATTDKLPDKLKVSTAGLASPGSVEVKLGKNRTEADVRRYTDDRDRLEREREEVKSTLAALRKDRREVKEELSSCQDATQQALLEARLKQMEEKCREAEHRRVDVELKLMEVKENLRKVEAGPFTLGTTVESSLPETLPPKTAPVISPSPNIPINNGDSPVNSATALKSRPMSVMAPSKGNVLQKAKEWEKKSTT; via the exons TGCTGGAGCAGCTGTTGGAGCAGCTTCAGAGGTTTCTGAAGATCCTGGATGGAGAGAAGCTGAGTGGAAATGCCGAAGTACAGAAAGGCCTTCTGACAGAGCTGCTACAATCTTACAAGTCTTTCACCG CAGGAGGAGATGAAGAATACATTTACATGAACAAGGTCCTAGTCCCAGATCAATACCCAAACAAAG AGCACAGACCAGAAGAAGCCAATGGAGATCTGGGAAGACACTTCGGCATACCTGTAAAGAGCCCACCAGAGCCCCCTCCTCCCAGATCA AGCAACATCGGGAGAGAACCCTTTCCCCTTCCACCTGCTCCTGATCCTGCATCTCTAGACACTGAAGGCTATTATGAAGAGGCTCAACCATATGACTCAACCGTCAATG AAGATATAGAGGCGGTGAGCAGTTCATATGAGTCATACGATGAGGAGGAAATTACGAAGGGCAAGTCCACAGCTCAACATCAGTGGCCATCCACAGAGGCGTCCATTGAGCTAATGAAGGATGCTCGTATCTGTGCCTTCCTCTGGAGAAAGAAGTGGCTGGGCCAGTGGGCCAAACAGCTGTGTGTCATTCGTGAACATCGTCTCCTG TGCTATAAAAGCTCAAAGGATCAGATACCACTGCTGGATATTAGTCTGCTCGGCTGCAGCGTCGTCTACAAAGAGAAACAAACAAAGCGGAAAGAACACAAGTTGAAAATCACTCCGTTTGGTGGAGAAGCCCTCGTCCTGGGACTGCAGAGTAAAGATCAGGCTGAACAGTGGCTTAAG GTGATTCAGGAAATCAGTCCGAAAAATACTGCAGGATCTGATGTAACCGAATCCCCGACACTCATGTGCACGAAG GGTGAGCATAGCGAGAGATACTCAGTGGCATCCGAGAGTGGAAGCAGCACAGACAGTCACACCGAGACCCTGGAGAACAAAGATG TTAAGAAGAAATACGGCAAGTTTAGTAACCTTATGAACATTGGGAAAAAGAAAGTTTCCTCTTTGGAGAGCCCAGAGAAGACACTGGATGCATCAG GTTATCTTAATGTCCTGGTCAACGCACAGTGGAAAAGCCGGTGGTGCTCAGTTGAGAACAGGCAGCTTTGTATCTACaatgacaaaaacaaaaacaaagtatCCCAGCAGCCAGTGGCTCTCGAGGGGTGCACGGTCCTGCCGGACCCCAGCCCTGAACACTTATATTCATTCCGCATCCAGATGGATGGAGAGGAGCTCGCAACCCTAGAA GCTAAATCCTCTGCTGATATGGGCCACTGGCTAGGACTCATACTTTCTCAGACAGGCACCAAAACAGACCCAGAAGACCTCACATATGACTATGTGAACTCTGAGAGGATATCCAGTATTGTCAATGCAGCCAAAACATCCATGTA TCTGATGAATAGGAGATACTCAGAGCCCAACACGTATACAGACAGACCTCCATCGGACCCTCAAACCTGTGATGACATATACGATGATGTGGCATCCATAGACAATGACAATGAGGAG GAGATTCAGGAGGATCTGAACAGCAGCTTTGAGATAACAGCGAATGCCGAGCAGAACGAAAAGGACAGGATTTATCTGGATCTGATCCCGCTCCGCTCCTTCCTGCACATGAGCCCGGGAGGAGTGTCACCACAGATGGACTCCAGTCCATCAGCTGTTTCACAGGAGGAGAAAGAGATTGCAGTCAAAGAG ACTGAAAATGAAGTCTCATTACCAAGCAGCACCAAGTCCCCCGATTCTCAACCAGCAGATCCTGCAGTAGCCGCCAACGCCTCCCCGAAATTGAAAAAAATCAGTTTCCTTAATCAGGAAGCCCAGAAGAAGTCCTCTCCCTCCACGCTGCCATCCCATCCCAAAACATCTCCAAATACAACCCAGAGTCCACCCACATCCAGAAGAAGAGCAGCCACCACGGACAAACTTCCTGACAAACTCAAGGTCTCCACAGCAG GTTTAGCAAGCCCAGGATCAGTGGAGGTGAAGTTGGGAAAGAACAGGACAGAAGCCGATGTCCGACGTTACACAGATGACAGGGATCGACTGGAGCGAGAGAGGGAGGAGGTTAAAAGCACACTCGCCGCATTGAGGAAAGACAGACGGGAGGTGAAAGAGGAACTGAGCTCCTGCCAAG ATGCCACTCAGCAAGCCTTACTGGAGGCCCGTCTGAAGCAGATGGAGGAGAAGTGTCGAGAGGCGGAGCATCGGCGGGTGGATGTGGAGTTAAAACTGATGGAAGTAAAGGAAAATTTGCGAAAAGTTGAAGCTGGACCCTTTACACTGGGCACGACGGTAGAAAGCAGTCTACCGGAAACT TTACCGCCCAAGACGGCACCGGTTATTTCCCCCTCTCCGAATATTCCCATCAACAATGGAGATTCACCTGTCAACTCAGCCACAGCCCTGAAGAGTAGACCCATGTCCGTCATGGCACCCAGCAAAGGAAACGTTCTGCAGAAGGCCAAG GAATGGGAGAAAAAGTCAACAACTTAA
- the afap1l2 gene encoding actin filament-associated protein 1-like 2 isoform X3, producing the protein MDKHKVLEQLLEQLQRFLKILDGEKLSGNAEVQKGLLTELLQSYKSFTGGDEEYIYMNKVLVPDQYPNKEHRPEEANGDLGRHFGIPVKSPPEPPPPRSSNIGREPFPLPPAPDPASLDTEGYYEEAQPYDSTVNEDIEAVSSSYESYDEEEITKGKSTAQHQWPSTEASIELMKDARICAFLWRKKWLGQWAKQLCVIREHRLLCYKSSKDQIPLLDISLLGCSVVYKEKQTKRKEHKLKITPFGGEALVLGLQSKDQAEQWLKVIQEISPKNTAGSDVTESPTLMCTKGEHSERYSVASESGSSTDSHTETLENKDVKKKYGKFSNLMNIGKKKVSSLESPEKTLDASGYLNVLVNAQWKSRWCSVENRQLCIYNDKNKNKVSQQPVALEGCTVLPDPSPEHLYSFRIQMDGEELATLEAKSSADMGHWLGLILSQTGTKTDPEDLTYDYVNSERISSIVNAAKTSMYLMNRRYSEPNTYTDRPPSDPQTCDDIYDDVASIDNDNEEEIQEDLNSSFEITANAEQNEKDRIYLDLIPLRSFLHMSPGGVSPQMDSSPSAVSQEEKEIAVKETENEVSLPSSTKSPDSQPADPAVAANASPKLKKISFLNQEAQKKSSPSTLPSHPKTSPNTTQSPPTSRRRAATTDKLPDKLKVSTAGLASPGSVEVKLGKNRTEADVRRYTDDRDRLEREREEVKSTLAALRKDRREVKEELSSCQDATQQALLEARLKQMEEKCREAEHRRVDVELKLMEVKENLRKVEAGPFTLGTTVESSLPETLPAPKTAPVISPSPNIPINNGDSPVNSATALKSRPMSVMAPSKGNVLQKAKEWEKKSTT; encoded by the exons TGCTGGAGCAGCTGTTGGAGCAGCTTCAGAGGTTTCTGAAGATCCTGGATGGAGAGAAGCTGAGTGGAAATGCCGAAGTACAGAAAGGCCTTCTGACAGAGCTGCTACAATCTTACAAGTCTTTCACCG GAGGAGATGAAGAATACATTTACATGAACAAGGTCCTAGTCCCAGATCAATACCCAAACAAAG AGCACAGACCAGAAGAAGCCAATGGAGATCTGGGAAGACACTTCGGCATACCTGTAAAGAGCCCACCAGAGCCCCCTCCTCCCAGATCA AGCAACATCGGGAGAGAACCCTTTCCCCTTCCACCTGCTCCTGATCCTGCATCTCTAGACACTGAAGGCTATTATGAAGAGGCTCAACCATATGACTCAACCGTCAATG AAGATATAGAGGCGGTGAGCAGTTCATATGAGTCATACGATGAGGAGGAAATTACGAAGGGCAAGTCCACAGCTCAACATCAGTGGCCATCCACAGAGGCGTCCATTGAGCTAATGAAGGATGCTCGTATCTGTGCCTTCCTCTGGAGAAAGAAGTGGCTGGGCCAGTGGGCCAAACAGCTGTGTGTCATTCGTGAACATCGTCTCCTG TGCTATAAAAGCTCAAAGGATCAGATACCACTGCTGGATATTAGTCTGCTCGGCTGCAGCGTCGTCTACAAAGAGAAACAAACAAAGCGGAAAGAACACAAGTTGAAAATCACTCCGTTTGGTGGAGAAGCCCTCGTCCTGGGACTGCAGAGTAAAGATCAGGCTGAACAGTGGCTTAAG GTGATTCAGGAAATCAGTCCGAAAAATACTGCAGGATCTGATGTAACCGAATCCCCGACACTCATGTGCACGAAG GGTGAGCATAGCGAGAGATACTCAGTGGCATCCGAGAGTGGAAGCAGCACAGACAGTCACACCGAGACCCTGGAGAACAAAGATG TTAAGAAGAAATACGGCAAGTTTAGTAACCTTATGAACATTGGGAAAAAGAAAGTTTCCTCTTTGGAGAGCCCAGAGAAGACACTGGATGCATCAG GTTATCTTAATGTCCTGGTCAACGCACAGTGGAAAAGCCGGTGGTGCTCAGTTGAGAACAGGCAGCTTTGTATCTACaatgacaaaaacaaaaacaaagtatCCCAGCAGCCAGTGGCTCTCGAGGGGTGCACGGTCCTGCCGGACCCCAGCCCTGAACACTTATATTCATTCCGCATCCAGATGGATGGAGAGGAGCTCGCAACCCTAGAA GCTAAATCCTCTGCTGATATGGGCCACTGGCTAGGACTCATACTTTCTCAGACAGGCACCAAAACAGACCCAGAAGACCTCACATATGACTATGTGAACTCTGAGAGGATATCCAGTATTGTCAATGCAGCCAAAACATCCATGTA TCTGATGAATAGGAGATACTCAGAGCCCAACACGTATACAGACAGACCTCCATCGGACCCTCAAACCTGTGATGACATATACGATGATGTGGCATCCATAGACAATGACAATGAGGAG GAGATTCAGGAGGATCTGAACAGCAGCTTTGAGATAACAGCGAATGCCGAGCAGAACGAAAAGGACAGGATTTATCTGGATCTGATCCCGCTCCGCTCCTTCCTGCACATGAGCCCGGGAGGAGTGTCACCACAGATGGACTCCAGTCCATCAGCTGTTTCACAGGAGGAGAAAGAGATTGCAGTCAAAGAG ACTGAAAATGAAGTCTCATTACCAAGCAGCACCAAGTCCCCCGATTCTCAACCAGCAGATCCTGCAGTAGCCGCCAACGCCTCCCCGAAATTGAAAAAAATCAGTTTCCTTAATCAGGAAGCCCAGAAGAAGTCCTCTCCCTCCACGCTGCCATCCCATCCCAAAACATCTCCAAATACAACCCAGAGTCCACCCACATCCAGAAGAAGAGCAGCCACCACGGACAAACTTCCTGACAAACTCAAGGTCTCCACAGCAG GTTTAGCAAGCCCAGGATCAGTGGAGGTGAAGTTGGGAAAGAACAGGACAGAAGCCGATGTCCGACGTTACACAGATGACAGGGATCGACTGGAGCGAGAGAGGGAGGAGGTTAAAAGCACACTCGCCGCATTGAGGAAAGACAGACGGGAGGTGAAAGAGGAACTGAGCTCCTGCCAAG ATGCCACTCAGCAAGCCTTACTGGAGGCCCGTCTGAAGCAGATGGAGGAGAAGTGTCGAGAGGCGGAGCATCGGCGGGTGGATGTGGAGTTAAAACTGATGGAAGTAAAGGAAAATTTGCGAAAAGTTGAAGCTGGACCCTTTACACTGGGCACGACGGTAGAAAGCAGTCTACCGGAAACTTTACCGG CGCCCAAGACGGCACCGGTTATTTCCCCCTCTCCGAATATTCCCATCAACAATGGAGATTCACCTGTCAACTCAGCCACAGCCCTGAAGAGTAGACCCATGTCCGTCATGGCACCCAGCAAAGGAAACGTTCTGCAGAAGGCCAAG GAATGGGAGAAAAAGTCAACAACTTAA
- the LOC129421042 gene encoding kelch repeat and BTB domain-containing protein 13: MGPPCGSGSCRDKDEDSGEEQGEESGVLRVWVEDTVFIVDRAILRQNFEYFRALFRSGMKDSRQSKFHLRGGLKARGFLLALAVSRGERPVIQDPDEIVDAAECAAFLQVDVLIQHLIEILDTDNCILLYHTAAVYGLWRLFHSAAVFICDAYSDLQDAVKVLPEEMICYVESLSPASFVALGTHSPSMKMLQDSFRTVFYLDEKLGSWKYLTDLPTDASTSMAGVAVVENRLYIVGGVRGVSKETVNCSYSYDTETNTWSEFDGPLQSRYNFTLVGHNGHLYAIGGEFDKRIMSSVEACDVSTGVWTLCKHTPRSVAAAASAVARRRIFVCFWKPPDTTDIYEYTPVKDEWTLTTTMVKPQSYGHCMVAHGDNLYVMRNGPCDDFLRCLMDCYNITTGQWTAMPGHYVNSRGALFTAIVRGDSAFTVNRNLTLEYHICGDQWKPRRQMTGFPKSGSLWTCLLRLPKSRDMREGNDAKEAMEMDGNGETVEDLVEAK; this comes from the coding sequence ATGGGGCCACCCTGCGGTTCAGGGTCGTGCAGGGACAAGGATGAAGATTCTGGGGAAGAGCAAGGTGAAGAATCTGGAGTTTTGAGAGTATGGGTAGAGGACACCGTTTTCATCGTAGACAGAGCCATCTTGAGGCAAAACTTTGAGTATTTTCGAGCTCTCTTCCGCTCGGGGATGAAAGACAGCCGGCAGAGCAAGTTTCACTTGCGAGGGGGTCTAAAAGCGAGGGGTTTCCTCCTTGCTTTGGCCGTTTCCAGGGGCGAGCGGCCTGTTATCCAGGATCCGGACGAGATTGTGGACGCCGCTGAATGTGCAGCCTTCTTGCAAGTGGACGTCTTGATTCAGCACTTAATAGAAATTCTTGACACCGACAATTGCATTCTTCTGTACCATACAGCAGCGGTGTACGGATTGTGGAGGTTGTTTCATAGTGCTGCTGTGTTTATCTGCGATGCTTACAGTGACCTGCAGGACGCCGTCAAGGTGCTGCCAGAGGAGATGATTTGCTACGTTGAGTCTCTTTCACCGGCATCGTTCGTCGCTCTGGGCACCCATTCGCCATCCATGAAGATGCTTCAGGACTCCTTCAGGACAGTCTTCTACCTTGATGAGAAACTGGGATCCTGGAAATACCTGACTGATTTACCGACAGACGCAAGCACCTCCATGGCTGGTGTTGCTGTTGTGGAAAATCGGTTGTATATTGTTGGTGGGGTTCGAGGAGTTAGTAAGGAGACCGTAAACTGCAGCTATTCTTACGACACAGAAACCAACACTTGGAGCGAGTTTGACGGCCCTCTGCAATCGAGGTACAACTTTACCTTGGTGGGCCACAACGGACACCTGTACGCAATCGGAGGTGAATTTGATAAAAGGATCATGTCCTCAGTAGAGGCCTGTGACGTTTCCACAGGTGTGTGGACGCTTTGCAAGCACACGCCACGTTCAGTGGCTGCAGCGGCAAGCGCTGTTGCCAGGCGTAggatatttgtgtgtttttggaaGCCTCCAGACACTACAGACATCTACGAATACACGCCGGTCAAGGATGAATGGACGCTGACCACCACTATGGTCAAGCCCCAGAGTTACGGACACTGTATGGTGGCTCACGGTGACAACTTGTACGTTATGAGGAATGGCCCGTGTGATGATTTTTTACGCTGCCTAATGGACTGCTACAACATTACCACAGGCCAATGGACAGCCATGCCGGGACACTACGTCAACAGCAGGGGTGCCCTCTTTACGGCTATAGTGAGAGGGGACTCGGCATTTACAGTGAACCGCAATTTGACTCTGGAATATCACATTTGCGGGGATCAGTGGAAGCCCCGCAGACAGATGACGGGGTTTCCAAAAAGTGGCTCGCTTTGGACATGTTTACTTCGACTGCCCAAGAGCAGAGATATGCGGGAGGGAAATGATGCAAAGGAGGCAATGGAGATGGATGGTAATGGGGAAACAGTGGAAGATCTTGTAGAGGCTAAATAG